One bacterium CG_4_10_14_0_2_um_filter_33_32 genomic window, AATTAATCGCCAATTAAAACTTAATGTCTTTTTGGATGAACAAGATCCCCATCGGCTTTTTGCTTTACTAAATCTCAATTTAGAAAATATTACACCAATCTTGTCAGAATAAACCTTTACTCTTTCTTGTATAACCTGCTTTGCTCTTGCTATATACCATTTTTCAAGCATTTTTTTAAGGACAGCTGGCTTTAGGACTGGTACGATAAATTCATCTTGAAAAATCACATTCCTTAATCTAGCATCTACAAAATTTAATTCGTATTCTCTACCAAGATATAAAAATTTTTCTCCCTCTGTAAATTGTTTTGGGATAAATCTTTTTCTTTTTTCTTTTTCTTTAACTTTTTTTAAAATCCAATTCTTTTTTTGTTTGACGATTGCTTTTATTTTTTCAACACCCAACCTTCTGGGTGCTCGAATAGATAAAGTACCATCGGTTTCTATAATCAAAGCGACAGTTTTACGCTTGCTATATATAATATTATAACTGATTAAGCTCATTTAACACATTTACCGCTACCGTTGCATAATTTTCCAGCGGAACAATCAGAATTAACCTTACATTCATTATATTGACAACTGTAGTATATCGTATCAGGACAAGGCGACTTAATGCATACAACGCCACCACTGACTTTTTGGGCGCCATAAGGACAAGAACAAAAAGAATTAGTGCTATGATTACACCTTAGTAAAAAGTATTCAATACCATATAAGCAGCTTAAAACTATAAAAATAACAAAAATTATAAATAATTTTTTCTTTTTAAGCATTTGCAAATTAATCAATCTATCCATAAAATTTTACTAAACTAATAAGCGATAAAATACCTTACAAGAAAAAATGCTAAAAGCGCGCCTAGCAGCAACCCTATAACTAAAGGAATTATTATGCAAATTATTTTCTCTTTACAACCTTTTTTCATATTTATACCTGTCTATTTTGTTGA contains:
- a CDS encoding M48 family peptidase, with amino-acid sequence MSLISYNIIYSKRKTVALIIETDGTLSIRAPRRLGVEKIKAIVKQKKNWILKKVKEKEKRKRFIPKQFTEGEKFLYLGREYELNFVDARLRNVIFQDEFIVPVLKPAVLKKMLEKWYIARAKQVIQERVKVYSDKIGVIFSKLRFSKAKSRWGSCSSKKTLSFNWRLIMAPLEIIDYVVIHELVHILEMNHSKKFWKKMEEFSPGCKRSKKWLKDYGYLLNI